The Dictyoglomus sp. NZ13-RE01 genome segment GGAATATATGAGGGTAAAAGATATGCTATACCATTAGATGTACATCCACTAGTTTTTTACTGGAATAAAAAGCTATTTAGAGAAGCAGGTTTAGATCCTGAAAAGCCGCCAAAGAATAGAACAGAATTTATTGAATATGCTAAAAAACTTACAAAGGATAAAGATGGTGATGGAAAGATAGATCAGTGGGGAACAATGATTCCTGTTGGTTGGCCTAACTTCATGATATGGTATTCTATTTTCTTTGGAAATGGTGGAACACTATTTACTCCAGATAATAAAAAAGCTCTATTCAACTCTGCTGAGGGAGTAGACGCATTACAGTTTTTAGTAGATTTAATAAAGGTATATAAAGTATCTCCAGAAAATGTAGCAGTAGATGCCGATGTTGATGCCTTTAAGAGAGGAACTTGTGCTATGGAATTTAATGGCATATGGATGTTAACGGCATATCAGGAACAACCAGGATTAGAATTTGGAGCAGGAAGAGTGCCACAATTAGGAATGAAAACTTTAGCAAATTGGGCAGGTTCTCATAATTTCGTAGTATTCAGACAGAGAACACTAGATCCTGATAAATTATCTGCAGCTAAAACCTTCATAGGATGGGTCAGTAGAAAGAGTTTAGAGTGGGCAAAGGCTGGGCAATTACCAGCAAGATTATCAGTATTAAGAAGTAGTGATTTCAAAAAAATACCATACATAGGAAAGCTTGGCCAGGAAATTCCTCCATATATTGTATTTCCACCTCTCTTTCCTAAATATGGTGAAGCAACAGGACCAATTTGGGATGCTTTAAACTTTGCCTTAACCTTTAAGAAAGATCCTAAGAAGGCAATGGATGACGCGGTAGAACTTGCGAATAAGATTTTAGCTTCAGAATAATGTAAATTTAAGCAGTGGGGAAATACCCCCCACTGCTTTTTAATTTTTAAGGAGGAAATTAGTATTATGAGAAAAAGGCTATTTGGAGATGAGGGAGTTTTAACTCCTTATTTATATCTTCTTCCACATGCTATATTCTTTTCTATTTTTGCCCTTTATCCTGTTTTTAAAGGGCTTTGGATTAGTCTTCATAAATGGGATATATTAAGTGGCGAAAAAAGATTTGTAGGATTAAAAAACTATATAGATATTTTTTTAGTGAGGAATGTACCTGCTCAGTATTATTGGGAAGCTCTCTGGAATACTATTCAGTTTGTTATTTATAGTGTACCATTCTTAGTGGGTATAGCTCTTATTCTTGCATTGTTAGTAAATTCTGCAAAGAAAGGAAGAGGATTTTTTAGGACTATCTTTTTTCTTCCCACTGCATTGACTGTTTCTGTTGTTGCTGTTATTTGGAGATGGATATTTAATTATGAGTCTGGTCTTCTGAATTACATTCTTTATTCTCTTTTTAGAATTAAGAATATACCTTGGTTAACCCAGCAACCTGGTGCATGGATTTCTATCGTTGTAGCTACAGTATGGTGGACCGTAGGTTGGAACATGGTATATTTTATAATTGGCATTCAAAATATTCCAGAGGAACTTTATGAAGCGGCAAAAATTGATGGCGCAGGGTGGTGGCAGAGTTTTAGGTATATCACTTTGCCTTCTTTAAAACCTATCGCTCTTTTCATTTTTATAACTACAATTATAGCCTCTTTTAATCTTTTTGGACAACCACAATTAATGACTGGCGGAGGTCCAGGAAGAAGTACTGTTACTGTTATGTTGCATATTTATAATGAGGGATTTGGAACAAATTTAAGAATGGGATCTGCATCTGCAATGGCATATTTAACAGCTTTTGTGATGATAATAGTAACTTTCTTACAAGTACGATTATTTACTCGTGGTGAGTGAAGGGGGAAGGCTGTAATGAATTATAAATTAAGAATAAAAATATTTAACATTTTAATATACTTAATATTAACTATTCTGGCTATTTTTTGGATTTTCCCTATATATTGGATGTTTATAACTTCTTTGAAACCAGAATATGAGACTATAGCTTGGCCTGTAAAATGGATTCCTATACCTCCAACTTGGGAAAATTATAAGAAAATTTTAGGAAATCCCGTAGACACACCAGTATTT includes the following:
- a CDS encoding ABC transporter substrate-binding protein, which codes for MFKKVSLVLISILVLSLIIGPGLAAKKVELTFWNGFTGPDGRYMQNLVDEFNKTYAGRIEVKMSVMPWGDYYTKVVAAVAAGNPPDVGIMHLDQISAYVPRGVIIPLDDLAAELKLSEKDFIPSVWRAGIYEGKRYAIPLDVHPLVFYWNKKLFREAGLDPEKPPKNRTEFIEYAKKLTKDKDGDGKIDQWGTMIPVGWPNFMIWYSIFFGNGGTLFTPDNKKALFNSAEGVDALQFLVDLIKVYKVSPENVAVDADVDAFKRGTCAMEFNGIWMLTAYQEQPGLEFGAGRVPQLGMKTLANWAGSHNFVVFRQRTLDPDKLSAAKTFIGWVSRKSLEWAKAGQLPARLSVLRSSDFKKIPYIGKLGQEIPPYIVFPPLFPKYGEATGPIWDALNFALTFKKDPKKAMDDAVELANKILASE
- a CDS encoding ABC transporter permease: MRKRLFGDEGVLTPYLYLLPHAIFFSIFALYPVFKGLWISLHKWDILSGEKRFVGLKNYIDIFLVRNVPAQYYWEALWNTIQFVIYSVPFLVGIALILALLVNSAKKGRGFFRTIFFLPTALTVSVVAVIWRWIFNYESGLLNYILYSLFRIKNIPWLTQQPGAWISIVVATVWWTVGWNMVYFIIGIQNIPEELYEAAKIDGAGWWQSFRYITLPSLKPIALFIFITTIIASFNLFGQPQLMTGGGPGRSTVTVMLHIYNEGFGTNLRMGSASAMAYLTAFVMIIVTFLQVRLFTRGE